Proteins encoded within one genomic window of Propionispora vibrioides:
- a CDS encoding nucleotidyltransferase produces MKAVGIIAEYNPFHSGHQWQLNTAKSLSGCPAAVIVMSGQFVQRGEPALFDKWLRAEMAVRSGADLVIELPAVFALRSAQYFAAGGVRLLQALGIISHLSFGVEDNNLAALKKLADLADTANTGSLVRQKLKAGLSYPAALGQVLLTQSQAEPATIAFTPNNILAIEYLRALNRYAAAILPCPVKRQHAGYHEVDISAPFASATAIRKSVLENGCVPPTAAAVIPPASKTIIEKALHSGRGPVIAGAFETALLARLRTMPLSAIAELPDVTEGLQHRIADTALTATGWDELLSAIKCKRYTHTRLQRILLHALLGTTKAAIEEFDHAGPLYARVLAFSEQGKELLRQASQQSTIPLITKTTHFLNSQQRYMAPLTPLQTMLAVDSTASDIYSLGFANPALRYGGWDFRQSPVYLTTRPPATV; encoded by the coding sequence TTGAAAGCAGTAGGTATTATTGCAGAGTATAATCCTTTCCACAGCGGCCATCAGTGGCAGCTAAATACAGCGAAATCCTTGTCAGGCTGTCCGGCAGCCGTCATTGTCATGAGCGGTCAATTTGTCCAGCGCGGTGAACCGGCCCTGTTCGATAAGTGGCTGCGGGCCGAAATGGCCGTGCGTTCAGGGGCCGATCTGGTCATCGAACTGCCGGCTGTATTTGCGTTGCGCAGCGCTCAGTATTTTGCCGCCGGCGGCGTCCGCCTGCTGCAGGCGCTGGGAATTATCAGCCATCTCTCCTTCGGTGTGGAGGATAACAATCTGGCGGCTCTAAAAAAATTGGCGGACCTAGCCGATACGGCTAATACCGGTTCCTTGGTCAGGCAAAAGTTAAAAGCCGGCCTTTCCTACCCGGCGGCACTTGGTCAGGTACTGCTGACACAAAGTCAGGCAGAGCCGGCAACGATTGCCTTCACGCCTAATAATATATTGGCCATCGAATACTTGCGGGCACTCAACCGCTATGCTGCCGCCATCCTTCCCTGCCCGGTCAAACGCCAACATGCCGGGTATCACGAGGTTGACATCAGCGCTCCCTTTGCCAGCGCTACCGCCATCAGAAAATCCGTTCTGGAAAACGGCTGTGTGCCGCCAACTGCGGCGGCCGTCATCCCACCGGCCAGTAAAACAATCATCGAAAAGGCGCTCCACAGCGGCCGCGGTCCGGTTATCGCCGGGGCTTTCGAAACCGCGCTGCTGGCCAGGCTACGCACCATGCCGCTGTCAGCCATCGCCGAACTGCCTGATGTAACGGAAGGACTGCAGCATAGAATTGCCGACACAGCTCTCACCGCCACCGGCTGGGACGAACTACTGTCCGCCATAAAATGCAAACGCTACACCCACACCCGGTTGCAGCGCATCCTGCTGCACGCCTTGCTGGGCACTACTAAGGCGGCCATAGAAGAATTCGATCATGCCGGTCCGCTGTATGCCCGGGTTCTGGCATTCAGCGAACAAGGCAAAGAACTGCTGCGGCAAGCCTCGCAGCAGTCAACTATTCCGCTGATTACCAAAACCACTCATTTTTTAAACAGCCAACAGCGTTATATGGCTCCGCTGACACCGCTGCAGACAATGCTTGCTGTAGATAGTACCGCCAGCGATATCTATAGCCTGGGCTTTGCTAATCCGGCCTTGCGTTATGGTGGCTGGGATTTTCGCCAGTCTCCGGTATATCTGACGACTCGCCCTCCAGCAACCGTCTAA
- a CDS encoding patatin-like phospholipase family protein, whose protein sequence is MRPKVGLALGSGGLRGLAHVGVLRVLERENIPVDYIAGCSIGSMIGALYCAGQQPDTILKLARHLKRNYWLDFIIPKMGIVSGEKVLQVMRLLTQQKSFADLKTPLAVVATEINHGKEVVFTEGDLAKAVRASISVPGIFVPYQWDDMLLVDGAVLNPTPIDVVRKMGADIVIGVDLAYASTVSSITNMFDVIIQSIDIMERELSKHRQPHCDVLIRPEISHISPSSFESIEECVALGEAAAELVVGEIRRLLEGESSDIPETGENPSHHNARPD, encoded by the coding sequence ATGCGTCCGAAAGTTGGCTTGGCATTGGGGTCCGGAGGACTGCGCGGGTTGGCCCATGTGGGAGTGCTTCGCGTACTGGAACGGGAAAACATTCCGGTTGATTATATTGCCGGCTGCAGCATCGGCAGCATGATTGGCGCTTTATACTGCGCCGGCCAGCAACCCGATACCATATTAAAGCTGGCCCGCCATTTGAAAAGAAATTATTGGCTGGATTTTATCATACCGAAAATGGGGATTGTTTCCGGTGAAAAGGTGCTGCAGGTAATGCGGCTCCTAACCCAACAAAAGAGTTTCGCCGATTTAAAAACTCCCTTGGCCGTGGTAGCCACTGAGATCAATCACGGCAAGGAAGTCGTGTTTACCGAGGGTGATCTGGCTAAGGCGGTCAGGGCCAGTATTTCCGTCCCAGGCATATTTGTACCCTATCAGTGGGATGACATGCTGCTGGTAGACGGTGCGGTGCTGAATCCGACGCCGATTGATGTGGTCAGAAAGATGGGAGCAGACATTGTGATTGGTGTGGATTTGGCATACGCCTCAACCGTTTCCAGTATAACCAATATGTTTGATGTCATTATTCAGTCGATTGATATTATGGAACGGGAGTTGAGCAAGCACCGCCAGCCTCACTGTGATGTGCTGATCCGTCCCGAGATTTCACATATTTCACCAAGTTCTTTTGAGTCGATTGAAGAATGTGTTGCCTTAGGCGAGGCGGCGGCTGAACTGGTGGTGGGCGAGATTAGACGGTTGCTGGAGGGCGAGTCGTCAGATATACCGGAGACTGGCGAAAATCCCAGCCACCATAACGCAAGGCCGGATTAG
- the ylbJ gene encoding sporulation integral membrane protein YlbJ: MNFRSSKRYLSRLSAYSMAFGVVFITLCMVQYPKDAFDSAIMGLNLWWSVVFPALLPFFILSEILMGLGVVHFIGVLLEPLMRPLFNVPGVGAFALSMGLASGYPMDAVITCKFRKSQLCSAVEAERLLSFTNTADPLFMFGAVAVGMFGMPELGVILALAHYLASFLVGIIFRFHGTDRDVPPKPSQQESSGNLVSRAFRALYQAKQEDGRPIGLLLGDSVKSSMNTALLIGGFIILFSVFLRMLSIIGATDTLAAIFSGVLQWLGLSGNLAESLVSGLFEIDLGTLAASQADAPLWQKTVMTSAIIAWSGLSVHGQVASIVIESGIRMAPYMVARFLHALLAGLLTLLFFDHMDTVSRLFVTPVLFDQTGNLSAAYWLTRLEQVSYQLLLLLAILVSLSITLHILRGVYTYAIKK, from the coding sequence ATGAATTTTCGGAGCAGCAAACGTTACCTTTCCCGTCTCTCTGCTTATTCTATGGCCTTTGGTGTTGTTTTTATAACTCTATGCATGGTCCAATACCCCAAAGATGCGTTTGACTCGGCCATCATGGGGTTAAATTTATGGTGGAGCGTCGTATTTCCCGCCTTGCTGCCTTTTTTCATTTTGTCGGAAATTTTGATGGGGCTGGGTGTTGTCCATTTTATCGGAGTACTGCTGGAGCCACTCATGCGGCCACTGTTCAACGTCCCCGGCGTCGGGGCGTTTGCCCTTTCCATGGGCCTCGCTTCCGGCTATCCAATGGACGCCGTTATCACCTGCAAATTCCGCAAAAGCCAGCTTTGCAGCGCAGTCGAGGCCGAACGGCTCTTATCCTTTACTAATACGGCAGACCCCTTATTCATGTTCGGTGCTGTGGCGGTCGGCATGTTCGGCATGCCCGAGTTGGGTGTCATCCTGGCTTTGGCCCATTATCTCGCCAGTTTTCTGGTTGGTATTATTTTCCGTTTTCACGGTACAGACCGTGATGTTCCCCCAAAACCATCGCAACAGGAGTCTTCCGGCAATTTGGTCAGCCGAGCCTTCCGGGCTCTCTACCAGGCAAAGCAGGAAGATGGCCGCCCTATCGGCCTGCTGCTTGGTGATTCCGTAAAAAGCTCCATGAATACAGCTTTGCTGATTGGCGGCTTTATTATACTATTTTCCGTCTTTCTCCGTATGTTATCCATTATCGGAGCTACCGACACGCTGGCAGCCATTTTCTCAGGAGTACTCCAATGGTTGGGTTTAAGCGGCAATCTGGCCGAATCACTGGTCAGCGGACTATTTGAAATTGACCTGGGGACGCTGGCCGCCAGCCAAGCCGATGCTCCACTCTGGCAAAAAACCGTTATGACCAGCGCAATTATCGCCTGGAGCGGCTTATCGGTACATGGTCAGGTTGCCAGTATTGTTATTGAATCAGGCATCCGCATGGCTCCCTATATGGTCGCCCGTTTTCTGCATGCCCTATTGGCCGGACTCTTGACCTTGCTATTCTTTGATCATATGGATACCGTTAGTCGTCTGTTCGTAACTCCCGTACTGTTCGATCAGACCGGCAACCTTTCCGCAGCGTACTGGCTTACCCGATTGGAACAGGTTTCCTATCAGCTCCTGCTTCTCTTAGCAATCCTTGTCTCACTGTCCATCACCCTGCATATTCTCCGCGGCGTCTACACGTACGCCATAAAAAAATAA
- a CDS encoding ATPase: MSIEQILDELENLLLEAARVPFTNKRVVEEDELARLLDDLREIIPGEIMEASRIVKDRQRIIEDAQREAQQIVEQAKNYIAKLTDENAITKQAQEQANEIVLQSRKSARELQVDAIGYAENVFKHLEDNLTRALEVIHQGHHELQQSKNDQSKAG; this comes from the coding sequence ATGAGTATTGAGCAAATATTGGACGAACTGGAAAATTTGCTTTTAGAAGCTGCCCGGGTGCCGTTTACCAATAAGCGGGTTGTAGAGGAAGATGAGCTGGCCCGTTTACTGGATGATCTGCGGGAGATCATACCGGGAGAGATTATGGAAGCCAGCCGAATCGTGAAGGATCGGCAGCGGATTATTGAGGATGCCCAGCGCGAGGCCCAGCAGATTGTCGAGCAGGCGAAGAACTATATTGCCAAATTGACGGACGAAAATGCCATCACTAAGCAGGCGCAGGAACAGGCCAACGAAATCGTCCTGCAATCGCGTAAGAGTGCGCGGGAACTACAGGTGGATGCCATTGGCTATGCCGAGAATGTGTTTAAGCATTTGGAAGATAATTTAACCAGAGCCCTGGAAGTTATCCATCAGGGGCATCATGAATTACAGCAATCAAAAAATGATCAGTCTAAAGCGGGATAA
- the coaD gene encoding pantetheine-phosphate adenylyltransferase — MKQIAICPGSFDPITNGHLDIFERASRMFDELIVAVFHNPNKKPLFTMEERVALLAEATGHIPNIRIDSFSGLLNVYVREKNAHVIVRGLRALSDFEYEFQRALLIKKIDPVIETVFMMTSSEYSFVSSSGIKELAKFGGVITGLVPSCVEREIMRRSAQI, encoded by the coding sequence ATGAAACAGATAGCCATATGTCCGGGCAGCTTTGATCCGATCACTAACGGACATCTTGATATTTTTGAAAGAGCTAGCCGGATGTTTGACGAACTGATTGTGGCGGTTTTTCATAACCCGAATAAAAAGCCGCTGTTTACCATGGAGGAACGGGTTGCGCTGCTGGCGGAGGCCACCGGACATATTCCCAATATCCGGATTGATTCATTTTCTGGTCTTTTAAATGTGTATGTCCGCGAGAAGAACGCCCACGTCATTGTCCGGGGATTACGGGCGCTGAGCGATTTTGAGTATGAGTTTCAGAGGGCACTGCTCATTAAAAAGATTGACCCGGTCATTGAGACGGTGTTTATGATGACCAGCAGTGAGTATTCTTTTGTAAGCTCCAGCGGAATCAAAGAGTTGGCCAAGTTTGGCGGTGTCATTACCGGCCTTGTGCCAAGTTGTGTGGAACGGGAAATTATGCGGCGAAGCGCCCAAATCTGA
- the rsmD gene encoding 16S rRNA (guanine(966)-N(2))-methyltransferase RsmD, whose protein sequence is MRIITGSARGARLKAPRGMETRPTADRVKESVFNILGTRVREARVLDLFAGTGNLGLEALSRGAKSAVFVDNGSSSVAVIRDNACHTKLQDRTVIYRKDVYKAIEAAIHNRQIFDMIFSDPPYNKGLAVATIDKLDAAGILAPDGIIVIEHSCHEALDAKWSCLRKIRNEKYGETMVSFFTNQEIQQSVNEPGGIHETDSHMSGQL, encoded by the coding sequence ATGCGAATTATTACAGGAAGCGCCAGGGGAGCCAGACTGAAAGCGCCCCGGGGCATGGAGACACGTCCCACCGCTGACCGGGTGAAGGAATCGGTTTTTAACATTCTCGGGACGCGGGTGCGGGAAGCGCGGGTGTTGGATTTATTTGCCGGTACGGGCAATCTGGGATTGGAAGCTCTCAGCCGGGGAGCCAAGTCCGCCGTTTTTGTCGATAACGGCAGCTCCAGTGTTGCCGTTATCCGGGATAACGCCTGCCACACCAAACTGCAGGACAGAACAGTGATTTACCGGAAAGATGTATACAAGGCGATTGAGGCTGCGATACATAACCGGCAGATTTTTGATATGATTTTTAGCGATCCGCCATACAATAAGGGTTTGGCGGTTGCAACGATAGATAAACTGGATGCGGCCGGCATTCTGGCGCCTGACGGGATTATTGTCATAGAGCATTCTTGTCATGAGGCACTTGACGCAAAATGGAGCTGCCTGCGCAAGATTCGCAATGAAAAATATGGGGAGACGATGGTCAGTTTTTTTACCAATCAGGAGATACAGCAGTCAGTTAATGAACCAGGAGGAATACATGAAACAGATAGCCATATGTCCGGGCAGCTTTGA
- a CDS encoding PTS sugar transporter subunit IIA: MFNFFGKKKQEISLYAPLQGKVIGIEAVDDQVFSQKIMGDGIAVEPTNNQLVAPCDGQIILVAKTKHAIAIRAQGGLEVLLHVGMDTVELEGEGFTCHVREGQAVKRGELLLEFDRQLLAAKGKKLTTPLVITNGEEKVSQLVRSNPGDSGPVLQITLK; the protein is encoded by the coding sequence ATGTTTAACTTTTTTGGTAAAAAGAAACAGGAAATCAGTCTGTATGCGCCGCTGCAGGGTAAAGTCATTGGCATTGAGGCGGTGGATGACCAGGTGTTTTCACAGAAAATCATGGGTGACGGTATTGCCGTCGAACCGACCAATAATCAACTAGTAGCCCCCTGCGACGGGCAGATTATATTGGTGGCAAAGACGAAGCATGCCATTGCTATCCGGGCGCAGGGCGGTCTGGAGGTTTTGCTGCACGTAGGAATGGATACGGTGGAGCTGGAGGGCGAGGGATTTACCTGCCATGTCCGGGAAGGGCAGGCAGTGAAGCGGGGCGAACTCCTGTTGGAATTTGACCGGCAACTGCTTGCGGCCAAGGGCAAAAAGCTGACTACACCGCTGGTGATTACCAACGGTGAGGAAAAGGTAAGTCAATTGGTCAGATCGAACCCGGGGGATTCCGGTCCGGTACTGCAAATTACTTTAAAATAG
- the nagB gene encoding glucosamine-6-phosphate deaminase, protein MRVFIVKDYEELSVQAAQIVAGQIYVKPNSVLGLATGSTPLFMYHHLIRIYKEYGLDFSEVTTFNLDEYVGLPEADKKSYHYYMYDNFFRHVNLDQKKIHLPDGMAASVDAECLAYEKAIQECGGIDLQVLGIGQNGHIGFNEPDEKFEAYTHEVKLKQDTIEANARFFADISEVPTRAISMGIKTIMQAKKVVLLANGSNKAEAVYRAVCEGITPEIPASILQLHQDVIVIIEEGAAQYLKDRLTFQQKEKILFFNKIHECSKIIAS, encoded by the coding sequence ATGCGTGTGTTTATTGTGAAGGATTATGAGGAATTGAGTGTGCAGGCGGCACAGATTGTGGCCGGCCAAATCTATGTGAAGCCGAACAGCGTGTTGGGGCTTGCCACCGGCAGCACCCCGCTATTTATGTATCATCATCTGATCAGAATTTACAAAGAGTATGGGCTGGATTTTTCCGAAGTGACTACCTTTAATCTGGATGAATATGTAGGATTGCCGGAAGCAGACAAAAAAAGTTATCATTATTACATGTACGACAATTTCTTCCGGCACGTGAACCTGGACCAAAAGAAAATTCATCTTCCTGATGGCATGGCTGCCAGTGTCGACGCCGAATGTCTGGCCTATGAGAAGGCTATTCAAGAATGTGGCGGCATTGACTTACAGGTGCTGGGCATCGGTCAGAATGGGCATATTGGCTTTAATGAGCCCGATGAAAAATTTGAAGCCTATACCCATGAAGTGAAGCTGAAACAAGATACCATAGAAGCTAACGCCCGCTTTTTTGCCGATATAAGCGAAGTACCGACCCGGGCCATCAGCATGGGAATAAAGACCATTATGCAGGCGAAAAAGGTAGTGCTGTTGGCCAATGGCAGCAATAAAGCGGAGGCTGTTTATCGCGCTGTCTGCGAAGGCATTACGCCGGAAATTCCCGCTTCCATTCTGCAATTGCACCAGGACGTTATCGTTATTATTGAGGAGGGGGCGGCCCAGTATTTAAAGGATAGATTGACTTTTCAACAAAAGGAAAAAATTCTTTTCTTTAACAAAATTCATGAATGCAGCAAGATTATTGCGTCGTAA
- the nagA gene encoding N-acetylglucosamine-6-phosphate deacetylase, with amino-acid sequence MMKAIVNANIVLENSILTGYAILFTDKIVDIVPEQDIAGHNDLELLDGAGQYVSAGFIDTHVHGCAGVDTMDEQEDSIGHISRHIVQTGVTAFLPTTMTMSLDRITQTLGRIRQFMKDGLADGAQVLGCHLEGPFINRAYKGAQAEEYILQPDFSLIEPFEDIIKIVTMAPELAGSEKFIRQCVRRDIVVSVGHSAATYEETTAAIAAGASHVTHICNAMPLLNHRQPGILGAAFEHKEMTCELIADNIHVHPAVQRLVLAVKGNHAVLLITDAMRACLLGEGEYDLGGQNVIVKQGEARLASGVIAGSTLTLNRAVYNFMRNTNLSITEAVALVTSNPAKKIGAFRQKGSIAIGKDADFTLFNQEFDVFGTVVRGNLVYRR; translated from the coding sequence ATGATGAAAGCAATTGTTAATGCCAACATTGTCTTGGAAAATAGCATACTTACCGGTTATGCTATTTTGTTTACCGATAAGATCGTCGATATCGTGCCGGAGCAGGACATTGCCGGACATAACGACCTGGAACTCTTAGACGGAGCGGGCCAGTACGTATCGGCCGGATTTATTGACACCCATGTCCATGGTTGCGCCGGTGTCGATACGATGGATGAACAGGAAGATAGTATCGGCCATATCAGCCGGCATATTGTGCAAACCGGCGTAACAGCTTTTTTGCCGACTACCATGACGATGAGTCTGGACCGGATTACTCAGACGCTGGGCCGCATTAGGCAGTTTATGAAAGACGGCTTGGCTGACGGCGCTCAAGTGCTGGGCTGTCATTTGGAAGGTCCGTTTATTAATAGAGCCTACAAGGGAGCGCAAGCCGAAGAATATATTCTGCAGCCCGATTTTTCTTTGATTGAGCCGTTTGAGGATATCATTAAAATTGTCACTATGGCGCCGGAACTGGCCGGCAGCGAGAAATTTATCAGACAGTGCGTCCGGCGCGACATCGTCGTTTCCGTCGGACACAGTGCGGCTACCTATGAGGAGACAACCGCTGCCATTGCGGCCGGTGCATCCCATGTTACCCATATCTGTAATGCCATGCCTTTGCTAAATCATCGCCAACCCGGCATTTTGGGGGCGGCCTTTGAACATAAAGAAATGACCTGTGAGCTTATTGCCGACAACATTCACGTACATCCGGCTGTGCAGCGGCTGGTGCTTGCAGTGAAAGGCAATCATGCTGTACTGCTGATTACCGACGCTATGCGGGCTTGCCTGCTAGGCGAGGGAGAATACGATCTGGGCGGGCAAAATGTCATTGTCAAACAAGGAGAAGCCAGGCTGGCCAGCGGCGTGATTGCCGGCAGCACCTTGACTTTGAATAGGGCGGTCTACAATTTTATGAGAAATACAAACTTGAGCATCACGGAAGCCGTTGCGCTTGTCACCTCGAATCCCGCCAAAAAGATTGGCGCGTTCCGGCAGAAAGGAAGTATTGCTATCGGAAAAGATGCCGATTTTACTTTGTTTAATCAGGAGTTCGACGTTTTTGGCACGGTTGTTCGAGGAAATCTGGTGTATCGGAGGTAA
- the murQ gene encoding N-acetylmuramic acid 6-phosphate etherase produces MSQINEKTVHIDELATWDMAALFNQEDKVVAWAVEKSLNAIAKAIDRITVCLAAQGRLFYIGSGSGGKIGVLDATECPPTFGVNDGVVIGVISGGAEALAGWREDTEDDGELARYDLEEREFSRNDILVALSASGNTPYVLAAVEYAKKLGAPTIGVCCNPGGLLESVSDLCITVDVGPEVIMGSTRLKAGTAQKMVLNMLSSCAMIKLGKTYGNLMVDVRPINQKLKKRVIDIVQIATGKTREAVMATLEAAEGDTKAAIVMLLLDVAAPKARDLLKAHNGFVKKAVREYDESNC; encoded by the coding sequence ATGAGTCAAATCAACGAGAAGACAGTGCATATTGATGAACTGGCCACGTGGGATATGGCCGCTCTTTTTAACCAGGAAGATAAAGTGGTGGCGTGGGCGGTGGAAAAATCCCTGAATGCTATCGCAAAGGCTATTGACAGGATTACCGTCTGTCTTGCCGCCCAAGGCCGGTTGTTCTATATCGGCTCAGGCAGTGGTGGCAAGATCGGGGTGCTGGATGCTACCGAATGTCCGCCGACTTTCGGGGTGAACGATGGAGTAGTGATCGGCGTGATTTCCGGTGGCGCCGAAGCGCTGGCCGGCTGGCGGGAGGATACGGAAGACGATGGGGAACTGGCGCGGTATGATCTGGAAGAACGGGAATTTTCGCGTAACGATATTCTGGTTGCCTTGAGTGCCAGCGGCAATACTCCTTACGTGTTGGCAGCGGTGGAATATGCCAAGAAACTGGGGGCGCCGACCATCGGTGTGTGCTGTAATCCCGGGGGGCTGTTGGAGTCGGTGTCCGACTTGTGTATTACGGTTGATGTGGGTCCTGAGGTCATTATGGGGTCAACGCGCTTGAAGGCAGGTACGGCGCAAAAGATGGTGCTTAATATGCTATCCTCCTGTGCCATGATTAAGCTGGGAAAGACGTATGGCAATCTAATGGTTGATGTAAGACCGATCAATCAGAAACTGAAGAAGCGAGTCATTGATATTGTGCAGATCGCTACAGGCAAAACACGGGAAGCTGTCATGGCCACTTTAGAAGCGGCTGAGGGTGATACAAAGGCCGCGATTGTCATGCTTCTCTTGGATGTGGCGGCACCGAAGGCACGTGATTTGTTAAAAGCGCATAACGGCTTTGTGAAGAAGGCAGTGAGAGAATATGATGAAAGCAATTGTTAA
- the nagE gene encoding N-acetylglucosamine-specific PTS transporter subunit IIBC yields MSNWFGSVQKIGKALMLPVAVLPAAALLLRFGAPDVLNIPFIMQAGGAIFDHLALLFAIGIAVGYSHDNGGAAGLAGAVGYFVLTEGLKAINPDLDMKVLAGIITGLVAGLIYNRYYNIKLPDYLGFFGGRRFVPIATAAAAVVLAGLFGVIWAPIQAAIHAIGEWIIGAGALGVFIFGFFNRLLIPVGCHHILNSFIWFVFGNYTDSTGKVVTGDLNRFFAGDPTAGNFMAGFYIIFMFALPAVAFAMYTTAKPENRAKVGGMLFSVAFTSFLTGITEPIEFMFMFLAPALYFFHAVLTGLALAVSYSFGILHGFGFSAGLIDYLLSWKLATNAGMIIPLGLAFAAIYYVTFVWAIRRYDLPTPGRYEDELDNSATANINISDFSVKMLEILGGKENVATLDSCITRLRMNMKDAGIINEDKLKALGVRGVIRKGDSVQVVVGTQAELIAEELKKLIR; encoded by the coding sequence ATGAGTAATTGGTTTGGAAGTGTGCAGAAGATAGGTAAAGCCTTGATGCTGCCAGTGGCAGTATTACCGGCTGCGGCCCTATTGCTGCGGTTTGGAGCGCCGGATGTTTTGAACATTCCGTTCATCATGCAGGCCGGCGGTGCCATCTTTGACCATTTGGCATTACTATTTGCCATTGGTATTGCCGTTGGGTATTCCCATGACAACGGCGGAGCAGCCGGTCTGGCCGGTGCTGTCGGGTATTTTGTACTGACCGAAGGGTTGAAGGCGATTAATCCCGACCTGGATATGAAGGTACTGGCAGGGATTATCACTGGTTTGGTTGCCGGTCTGATCTACAATCGATATTATAATATTAAACTTCCCGATTATTTAGGTTTCTTTGGTGGACGGCGGTTTGTGCCGATTGCCACCGCAGCGGCCGCCGTTGTGCTGGCCGGATTGTTTGGCGTGATCTGGGCGCCCATTCAGGCGGCCATCCATGCAATTGGCGAATGGATTATCGGTGCCGGTGCTCTTGGGGTATTCATTTTTGGCTTCTTCAACCGTTTACTGATCCCCGTTGGATGTCATCATATTCTCAATAGCTTTATCTGGTTTGTTTTTGGCAATTATACTGATAGCACAGGAAAAGTGGTTACTGGGGATTTGAACCGGTTCTTTGCCGGTGACCCCACAGCGGGCAATTTCATGGCAGGTTTTTATATCATCTTCATGTTTGCTTTACCAGCGGTAGCCTTTGCCATGTATACGACGGCTAAACCGGAAAACCGGGCTAAAGTAGGCGGTATGCTATTTTCCGTAGCCTTTACATCCTTCCTGACAGGCATTACCGAACCGATTGAGTTTATGTTTATGTTCTTGGCTCCGGCGCTGTATTTCTTCCATGCGGTGTTAACCGGTCTGGCTTTGGCGGTATCCTATTCTTTCGGGATTCTTCACGGTTTCGGTTTTTCGGCCGGGCTGATCGACTACTTGCTGAGTTGGAAACTGGCCACCAATGCCGGCATGATTATTCCACTGGGGCTGGCTTTTGCCGCTATTTATTATGTGACCTTCGTCTGGGCTATTCGCCGTTATGACCTGCCGACTCCTGGACGGTATGAGGATGAACTGGATAATTCGGCAACTGCTAATATCAATATCAGCGACTTCTCCGTTAAGATGTTGGAAATCCTTGGTGGCAAGGAAAATGTGGCTACACTGGATTCCTGCATTACCCGTCTGCGGATGAATATGAAAGATGCAGGTATTATCAATGAGGATAAATTAAAGGCTTTGGGTGTCCGTGGTGTTATCAGAAAAGGCGACAGTGTGCAGGTGGTTGTGGGCACGCAGGCCGAACTGATTGCGGAAGAATTGAAAAAGTTGATTAGATAA
- a CDS encoding GntR family transcriptional regulator, with protein sequence MKKVDKNSPVPLYYQLKNILVELIENEELQPDDPIPPERELCEYHGVSRMTVNKAIISLVNQGVLYREQGKGTFVATHKGKYTLSGLFGFTEDMERRGLSVRTTLISFEKKAATKKIQETLKLEEHQPVFEITRLRYVEEEPYALETAYIPVYLCETLTADMLQDHSLYSLLAGEFGLQIEHAYQTIEPVLMNDYESNMLDVKKNKLALLFSRRTYIKGTIPMEMTKAIYRSDRYKFEVTLQR encoded by the coding sequence ATGAAGAAAGTAGATAAAAATTCGCCTGTCCCGCTGTATTACCAGTTGAAAAATATTCTGGTTGAATTAATTGAGAATGAGGAATTGCAGCCCGATGATCCCATACCGCCTGAGCGGGAATTGTGTGAATATCATGGGGTTAGCCGCATGACGGTGAACAAGGCGATTATCAGCCTGGTCAATCAGGGCGTTTTATACAGGGAACAAGGGAAAGGAACTTTCGTGGCGACCCATAAAGGAAAGTATACGCTGTCCGGCTTGTTTGGCTTTACCGAAGATATGGAACGGCGGGGACTAAGTGTACGCACCACACTTATCTCTTTTGAAAAGAAGGCGGCGACGAAAAAAATCCAGGAAACTCTGAAACTGGAAGAGCACCAGCCGGTTTTTGAAATCACCCGGCTGCGTTATGTGGAGGAAGAACCGTATGCACTGGAAACGGCCTATATTCCGGTGTACCTGTGTGAAACGTTAACGGCCGACATGCTCCAGGATCATTCCCTGTATAGTTTGCTGGCCGGTGAGTTCGGTCTGCAGATTGAACATGCTTACCAGACCATCGAACCGGTGTTGATGAACGATTATGAGAGCAACATGCTGGATGTGAAGAAAAATAAACTGGCGTTGCTCTTTTCTCGGAGAACCTATATCAAGGGCACTATTCCGATGGAAATGACTAAAGCCATTTACCGGAGTGACCGGTACAAGTTTGAGGTCACCTTGCAGCGTTAG